From the genome of Plasmodium malariae genome assembly, chromosome: 9, one region includes:
- the PmUG01_09022300 gene encoding conserved Plasmodium protein, unknown function: protein MKSFKEQNEDNVETFTSINNNLDIPLLIKKQLTLRDLRCRNKDLSGKHADIKKTLQEKENYFSFKEKIYNENKEKLLKEYHQAMKDNYDRQVILKEKIKNKEKKIKLYDSEIKKFKLTIADMHERIKKATYDTLEREKCLSFLSKFKDNSAEFVQLDMFDRLETIFSSREFLKKKKEKLKAKINIIKDKIKNMEEKNNNKENEYKNLEQTSENVLKKEKEIEDLLKENINEHNKKALLLYKIISCIDNFLCRFSSFLPELRHYNVKKDEEKTNLEKKNKSQDIMEDTQFIDTADFNNLEEEILKKLDIIYKYIKDTIYIINKAKKEISLKDDNYMETMKNNLDENIEFFTYNGNIKGKNN, encoded by the exons ATGAAAAGTTTTAAAGAGCAAAATGAGGATAATGTTGAAACTTTTACatcaataaataataaccTTGATATCCccttattaataaaaaagcaatTAACTTTAAGG GATTTAAGATGCAGAAATAAGGACTTAAGTGGAAAACACGCggatattaaaaaaacccttcaagaaaaggaaaattactTTAG ttttaaggaaaagatatataatgaaaataaagaaaaactgTTAAAAGAATATCACCAAGCTATGAAA GATAATTACGATAGACaagtaattttaaaagaaaaaataaaaaataaggaaaaaaaaataaagttatacgattcagaaattaaaaagtttaaaCTCACCATTGCGGATATGCATGAACGCATAAAAAAAGCGACTTACGACACCCTagaaa GAGAAAAATGCCTCAGTTTTTTAAGCAAGTTTAAAGATAACTCAGCCGAGTTCGTTCAGTTAGATATGTTTGACAGATTAGAAACAATATTTAGTTCGAGGGAattcttaaaaaagaaaaaggaaaagttgAAGGcaaagataaatattataaaggataaaataaaaaatatggaagaAAAGAATAAT aataaggaaaatgaatataaaaatttagaacAAACGTCTGAAAATGTtctgaaaaaggaaaaagaaatagaagatttgttaaaagaaaacataaatGAACACAATAAGAAAGCATTACttctatataaaataatttcatgCATTGATAACTTCCTATGTCGTTTTTCTTCATTCCTTCCGGAGTTGCGTCATTATAACGTTAAAAAGGATGAAGAGAAAAC aaatttagaaaaaaagaacaaatctCAAGATATAATGGAAGACACACAATTCATCGACACAGCCGATTTTAACAACTTAGAGGAA gaaatactaaaaaaattagacataatctacaaatatataaaagacactatatatataattaataaagcAAAGAAGGAAATATCACTAAAAGATGACAATTACATGGAAAcgatgaaaaataatttag atGAAAATATCGagttttttacatataatggCAATATTAAAGGAAAGAACaattaa